A window of Panicum virgatum strain AP13 chromosome 8K, P.virgatum_v5, whole genome shotgun sequence contains these coding sequences:
- the LOC120644290 gene encoding uncharacterized protein LOC120644290 codes for MRQGRLEKIASRASARRFPARRAAARAFAQLAKDSPVPPAICSACRSSSSLLLVPAGQATLLLFPTGGGRRHCSPPPVELVGCRRCSSSTRAAPGIQTGDGARCSSLPATGHPRMSMSEAATAHETETEGVNLLKRNSDDVGWEYGVLVDANNKEKVKCKFCDKEMRGGIYRLKEHLAHVGKNVKKCTARTPQALEAKEKCKKALEDATRKREEKTVRELELREEVNVSRVGESDEVTCVGSSQPHKLGPIDKWTRAIDPKATNADSLKQQQLNKELWKERVHEVHKFIARWAYNHAIPFNACDNDEFKQMCEAIGQFGPGLVPPSQDALQGSLLEEEYARTKSLLQEREAEKMKNGCSIMTDAWSDRKRRSIMNICTNCADGTSFISSNM; via the exons ATGCGCCAAGGGAGGCTCGAAAAAATCGCCTCGCGGGCGAGCGCTCGAAGATTTCCCGCtcggcgcgcggccgcgcgcgcatTTGCTCAGCTCGCCAAGGATTCCCCTGTCCCGCCTGCCATTTGCTCGGCCTGCCGGTCGAGCTCCTCCCTGCTGCTCGTCCCCGCCGGTCAGGCGACGCTGCTGCTCTTCCCCACCGGTGGAGGTCGTCGCCACTGCTCGCCCCCGCCGGTCGAGCTCGTCGGTTGTCGCCGCTGCTCGTCCTCGACTCGCGCGGCACCTGGAATCCAGACGGGCGACGGCGCACGCTGCTCCTCCTTGCCAGCCACGGGCCATCCAAG GATGTCGATGTCAGAAGCCGCAACTGCACATGAAACTGAAACAGAGGGAGTGAATCTCCTGAAAAGGAATTCAGATGATGTTGGATGGGAATATGGTGTTCTTGTTGATGCTAACAACAAAGAGAAGGTGAAGTGCAAGTTCTGTGACAAAGAGATGAGGGGAGGGATTTATAGGTTGAAGGAGCATCTGGCCCATGTTGGAAAGAATGTGAAGAAATGCACTGCTAGAACACCCCAAGCTTTGGAAGCTAAAGAGAAGTGCAAGAAAGCACTAGAAGATGCAAcgaggaagagggaggagaagaCTGTTCGTGAGCTAGAACTTAGAGAGGAAGTTAATGTATCTAGAGTTGGAGAGTCAGATGAAGTCACTTGTGTTGGAAGTTCACAGCCTCATAAATTAGGACCAATTGACAAATGGACACGTGCTATTGATCCTAAAGCTACCAATGCTGATTCTTTGAAGCAACAACAGCTGAACAAAGAACTGTGGAAAGAAAGAGTTCATGAGGTGCATAAGTTTATTGCAAGATGGGCCTATAATCATG CAATACCTTTCAATGCATGTGACAATGATGAGTTCAAGCAAATGTGTGAAGCAATTGGACAGTTTGGTCCAGGACTTGTACCTCCATCTCAAGATGCATTGCAAGGGAGTTTGCTGGAAGAAGAATATGCAAGAACCAAGAGTTTGCTGCAGGAACGTGAAGCCGAGAAGATGAAAAATGGGTGCTCTATTATGACTGATGCTTGGTCAGATAGGAAGAGGAGAAGCATAATGAATATATGCACTAATTGTGCTGATGGAACCTCCTTCATCAGCTCAAACATGTGA
- the LOC120644292 gene encoding uncharacterized protein LOC120644292 encodes MRAAPVRARKANRATELLHLAARARLTVLPSSVDTSGSEHEAATLSSLVNEYLLETDATVPSSSLLTVDQDSDGEDGHGRSGSSAPPAGVVDEIRAILDPSGPPDDLRLRLVAVVGSVVEGLDEVRESRSAFRRAVMSRLRERGHDAGLCKARWDKSSGMVAGSYEYIDVIVSEEKETRFIVDMGFAAEFEVARPTAEFEAVSAVLPEFLVAPAEDVRRLIKVAASAARRSLKSQGLSVPPWRKRRFMVAKWFGPYRRTVNVVPASAGAAIAGSTGAATVCATILGFGPLPTTGTSSALLG; translated from the coding sequence ATGCGGGCGGCACCGGTGCGTGCCCGGAAAGCGAACCGCGCCACAGAGCTGCTCCACCTCGCCGCTAGAGCACGACTCACCGTGCTCCCGAGCAGCGTCGACACCAGCGGCAGCGAGCACGAGGCGGCCACACTCTCCAGCCTCGTCAACGAGTATCTTCTGGAGACGGACGCCACTGTTCCGTCGTCGTCCCTGCTCACCGTTGATCAGGACTCGGACGGCGAGGACGGACACGGCAGGAGCGGCTcttcggcgccgccggcgggggtaGTGGACGAGATCAGAGCCATTCTTGACCCGTCTGGCCCACCTGACGATCTCCGTCTCAGGCTCGTCGCTGTGGTTGGCAGCGTTGTGGAAGGGCTTGACGAAGTCCGGGAGAGCCGGTCGGCGTTCCGACGAGCGGTGATGTCGCGCCTTCGGGAGCGCGGTCACGACGCGGGCCTCTGTAAAGCGCGATGGGACAAGTCAAGCGGCATGGTCGCCGGAAGCTACGAGTACATAGACGTCATCGTATCCGAAGAGAAAGAGACGAGGTTCATCGTGGACATGGGCTTTGCAGCCGAGTTCGAGGTCGCGCGGCCGACGGCGGAGTTCGAGGCCGTGAGCGCGGTGCTACCAGAATTCCTCGTGGCGCCGGCTGAGGATGTGCGGCGATTGATCAAGGTCGCCgcctcggcggcgaggcgctcgCTGAAAAGCCAGGGCCTCAGCGTACCACCGTGGAGGAAGCGGCGGTTCATGGTGGCCAAATGGTTTGGACCGTACAGGCGGACGGTGAACGTCGTGCCGGCGTCAGCAGGTGCAGCAATTGCCGGCAGTACTGGGGCGGCCACGGTCTGCGCCACCATTCTTGGGTTTGGACCGCTGCCAACGACGGGGACATCGTCAGCGCTTTTAGGTTAA